One region of Xylanibacillus composti genomic DNA includes:
- a CDS encoding DUF4855 domain-containing protein: MEMHRSWNAAEWRYVLYGNSEHQRRRTEQSLFSAVLLTPMQSSYGRYWNPLYLGLTEPTDERDWLEWLVALFAPEQLLHALDEAIAEAKRSIDIWITLPYPDRLQPDFGRSSGTSLNFRYPEDRLEALLWWVDACLRKWKRSSFAHSLKLRGFRWPREVLVADDEALVRALGRHVRSKGLRFMWLAHYGSAHVHAWKDMGFDFMYVNPGYYGRSDVPVEYIDYAALFASTVGSGLQLVCGKGSLCDRGHPYEYWRRGVPSRLDYLDRASLMFVFQETDLVDLARTRKQLYRDLVHVVHGIRRRRGKAARINR; this comes from the coding sequence ATGGAAATGCACCGCAGCTGGAATGCTGCAGAGTGGAGATATGTCCTTTACGGAAACAGTGAACATCAGCGGCGGAGAACAGAGCAGTCTCTTTTCTCCGCTGTTTTGTTGACACCGATGCAATCCAGCTATGGCCGGTATTGGAATCCATTGTATCTCGGCCTCACGGAGCCGACGGATGAGCGGGATTGGCTGGAATGGCTCGTTGCGCTTTTTGCGCCGGAACAGCTCCTGCATGCGCTGGATGAAGCGATAGCAGAAGCGAAGCGAAGCATAGATATATGGATCACATTGCCTTATCCGGATCGGCTGCAGCCGGATTTCGGCCGCTCATCCGGCACGAGCTTGAACTTTCGCTATCCGGAAGATCGTCTGGAGGCGCTGCTCTGGTGGGTGGATGCATGCTTGCGCAAGTGGAAGCGCAGTTCATTCGCTCATTCCCTGAAGCTGCGCGGCTTTCGATGGCCGCGGGAAGTATTGGTCGCGGATGACGAGGCGCTCGTTCGGGCCTTGGGGCGGCACGTTAGGAGCAAGGGCCTGCGGTTTATGTGGCTCGCACATTACGGTTCTGCGCATGTGCATGCATGGAAGGATATGGGGTTTGATTTCATGTATGTCAATCCGGGCTATTATGGCCGATCTGATGTTCCGGTTGAGTATATCGACTATGCCGCGCTTTTTGCCTCAACAGTGGGGAGCGGGCTGCAGCTCGTGTGCGGCAAGGGCAGCCTATGTGACCGAGGCCATCCGTATGAATACTGGAGGAGAGGAGTTCCCAGCCGCCTGGATTATCTGGATCGCGCTTCATTGATGTTTGTCTTCCAAGAAACCGACCTGGTGGACCTGGCCCGAACGAGAAAGCAGCTTTATCGGGATTTGGTCCACGTCGTTCACGGGATTCGCAGGCGCCGCGGCAAGGCTGCGCGTATCAACAGATAG
- a CDS encoding glycosyltransferase family protein, which yields MKSEVIQLRVLHAPSEIAGQMNTLCEGLRRTGADAVGFNWFQSYLDYPGSAVFQTDAYEMMGLLDYVRRKECLFHFHNGNSLMVNNEDLPLLDAAGYPMVMHHWGSDVRSASLSRKLNPYPLPAGYLTDQEIHERLKRLSASISHAIVQDAELYPHVKDYYRHVHILPLAVDVRRYRPNYPRADMQRLRIVHAPTRPAFKGTSYVEAAIADLKRKHPVEYVRIQNMSHQEAIRLYAEADLIIDQLLCGTYGMLAVEAMAMGKPVVAYIREDVRRSLPPSLPIIQAAPETILAVLKQIASQPEQLRHIGKASRDYVRQRHDVSAVIPQLLAIYKQL from the coding sequence GTGAAATCGGAGGTGATCCAGCTGCGCGTTCTTCACGCACCATCGGAAATAGCCGGACAGATGAATACGCTTTGCGAGGGATTAAGAAGGACTGGAGCGGACGCTGTCGGTTTCAATTGGTTTCAGTCTTATCTCGACTACCCTGGCTCAGCCGTCTTTCAGACGGATGCCTATGAGATGATGGGATTATTGGATTATGTCAGAAGAAAGGAATGCTTGTTCCACTTTCACAATGGCAACAGCCTTATGGTGAACAATGAGGATTTGCCGCTTTTGGATGCAGCAGGATACCCGATGGTCATGCATCATTGGGGCAGTGATGTTCGGTCGGCCTCGTTGTCCCGCAAGCTGAATCCTTATCCGCTCCCTGCCGGATATTTGACGGATCAAGAGATTCATGAACGGCTGAAGCGGCTGTCTGCATCGATTTCTCACGCTATCGTTCAGGATGCCGAACTTTATCCGCATGTGAAGGATTACTACCGCCATGTGCATATCCTGCCGCTTGCTGTGGATGTCCGGCGTTATCGGCCCAACTATCCGAGGGCGGACATGCAGCGCTTGCGCATTGTGCATGCCCCTACACGTCCTGCATTCAAAGGAACGTCTTATGTGGAAGCGGCTATAGCGGACTTGAAGCGAAAGCATCCGGTGGAATATGTGCGCATACAGAACATGAGCCACCAAGAGGCGATACGCCTGTATGCCGAGGCCGATCTCATCATTGATCAACTGCTGTGCGGCACATACGGCATGCTTGCTGTCGAAGCTATGGCAATGGGCAAACCGGTGGTTGCCTATATAAGGGAGGATGTCCGGCGCTCGCTTCCTCCTTCCTTGCCGATCATCCAGGCTGCGCCCGAAACTATCCTTGCAGTGCTGAAGCAGATCGCAAGTCAGCCGGAGCAGCTGCGCCATATCGGGAAAGCGAGCCGGGACTATGTGCGGCAAAGACATGATGTGAGCGCTGTGATTCCGCAATTGCTGGCCATTTACAAGCAGCTCTAA
- a CDS encoding DUF4855 domain-containing protein, whose translation MRHILLFESDLATNTDYLQSEWGRSALPWFVYRGPNGNQAFFARWILSPGATSKGGYLTGLRSGLLPASLAEWEAWSHQLLGEGCVVDTFLAHANRYGVETPSLWVMLPYPSEQLEKDRIQAVTDWADTVRSRWAKRFGRSGPRLEGLVWGREAIPDGDVSLVRAFNGWAGKRGLSTMWLANYGSAHVSEWKDLGFAESALFSNYTGKGPYPKQWLEATVSFACYYQNGLQCVYGSGLRFAENCYLEYLDAARAYVNSGGKGPIVHRFLFPPLHAGIKPSSPLYEAIYSIVGRG comes from the coding sequence ATGCGTCATATCTTGCTGTTTGAAAGCGATTTGGCGACAAACACCGACTATTTGCAGAGTGAATGGGGACGAAGCGCGCTGCCGTGGTTCGTGTATCGCGGGCCGAACGGGAATCAGGCTTTTTTTGCCCGCTGGATACTGAGTCCCGGTGCCACAAGCAAAGGCGGCTATCTGACCGGTCTGCGGAGCGGCCTGCTGCCTGCGTCGTTGGCAGAGTGGGAGGCATGGAGTCATCAGCTGCTGGGGGAAGGGTGCGTTGTCGATACGTTTCTTGCGCATGCCAACCGGTATGGGGTTGAGACGCCTTCCTTGTGGGTTATGCTGCCCTATCCGAGTGAACAGCTGGAGAAGGACAGAATTCAAGCGGTGACGGATTGGGCCGACACTGTTCGCAGCCGCTGGGCGAAGCGATTCGGCCGATCCGGGCCCCGGCTGGAAGGTTTGGTTTGGGGACGCGAAGCGATACCGGACGGAGACGTGTCCCTGGTGCGAGCCTTTAACGGGTGGGCCGGCAAACGCGGGCTCAGCACGATGTGGCTGGCCAACTATGGAAGCGCACATGTAAGCGAGTGGAAGGACCTCGGGTTTGCGGAATCGGCGCTGTTTTCCAACTATACAGGCAAGGGCCCCTATCCGAAGCAATGGTTGGAGGCGACGGTCTCCTTCGCCTGCTATTATCAAAATGGCTTGCAATGTGTGTATGGCAGCGGTCTGCGATTTGCGGAGAACTGTTATCTGGAATATCTGGACGCAGCTAGGGCATACGTCAATTCCGGTGGGAAGGGGCCGATTGTCCACCGCTTTCTGTTCCCGCCGCTGCACGCCGGGATAAAGCCCTCCTCACCGCTGTATGAAGCTATCTACAGTATAGTAGGCAGAGGTTGA
- a CDS encoding glycosyltransferase family protein, with protein MSELCVQLRLLGVQAAGLNWRKSNYIGSGPAIVASDAYEMANALEHLFSIYDILHYHTGYTIYPDKSDVALALHAGKKAVMHHRGNDVRHPEAARRRNPYVYTGSSLPASQIIDQLRYFSKHLSTAIVQDYELYDYVSDYYKQVHILPRLIDTSIVKPAVRRQERGGRPLVVHAPTSREFKGTEVVQRVVHSLQKEIPFDFVLLERMRQKEVWQMIAQADLVIDQVLCGAYGNISVEAMACEVPVVCFIRPDIYARMNPKPPIASAHPGQLYDQLKELVKDGERRRRLGKEGRAYVQHVHEASKVARQLTGIYQSL; from the coding sequence GTGAGTGAACTATGCGTGCAGCTGCGTCTCCTTGGCGTGCAGGCGGCCGGATTGAATTGGCGTAAAAGCAACTATATCGGGAGCGGTCCAGCCATCGTCGCATCGGATGCCTATGAGATGGCCAATGCCCTGGAGCACTTGTTCAGCATCTATGACATCCTGCACTATCATACGGGCTACACGATCTATCCGGACAAATCGGATGTGGCTCTAGCCCTGCATGCGGGGAAAAAAGCAGTTATGCATCACAGGGGCAATGATGTCCGTCACCCGGAGGCTGCGAGGAGGCGGAACCCTTACGTCTATACAGGCAGCTCCCTCCCGGCCAGTCAAATCATCGACCAATTGCGCTATTTCTCCAAGCACCTGTCCACAGCCATTGTGCAAGACTACGAATTGTATGACTATGTCTCCGATTACTATAAGCAAGTGCATATTTTGCCGCGCCTGATTGATACCTCCATCGTCAAGCCTGCTGTCCGGCGGCAGGAAAGGGGAGGCCGACCATTGGTCGTTCACGCCCCAACGAGTCGGGAATTCAAAGGGACTGAAGTCGTTCAGCGGGTCGTCCATAGCCTGCAGAAGGAAATCCCGTTCGACTTTGTACTGCTGGAGCGCATGCGGCAAAAAGAGGTCTGGCAGATGATCGCCCAGGCGGATCTTGTCATTGATCAAGTGCTATGCGGTGCATACGGCAACATAAGCGTGGAGGCGATGGCCTGTGAAGTGCCGGTCGTCTGCTTTATCCGACCCGACATTTACGCGCGTATGAATCCGAAGCCGCCGATTGCATCCGCTCACCCGGGGCAGCTCTACGACCAGTTGAAGGAGCTGGTGAAGGATGGCGAACGGCGCCGCCGTCTTGGCAAGGAGGGCCGGGCTTATGTGCAGCATGTGCACGAGGCTTCCAAGGTTGCAAGGCAGTTGACTGGCATTTATCAGAGTCTGTGA
- a CDS encoding aldolase catalytic domain-containing protein translates to MKSTHKILDCTIRDGGLVNNWDFSIDFVQDLYRTLSAAGVEYMEVGYKNSPKLLKSGDAGPWRFIDEAFLRDVIREKTETKLSALVDIGRVDENDIVPRKESLLDMIRVACYIKDVDKGLELVETFHQMGYETTLNIMALSHVMENDLNEAMEAIRNSPVDVVYVVDSYGSLMPDDIEYLVSKFQRLLPDKELGMHMHNNMQMAFANTMVGASKGVQFLDSSVFGMGRAAGNCNTELIVSHLKNPKYEVRPLLDFIGRRMIPLRNEVEWGYIIPYMITGMLNEHPRTAMALRNSPDKDNYVEYYDRLTSPETAFDR, encoded by the coding sequence ATGAAGTCAACTCACAAAATATTGGACTGCACCATACGGGATGGAGGCTTGGTGAACAATTGGGATTTCAGCATTGATTTCGTCCAGGACCTGTACCGCACGTTGAGCGCGGCCGGCGTAGAATATATGGAAGTCGGCTACAAAAATTCCCCCAAGCTGCTGAAGAGCGGAGACGCCGGCCCATGGCGGTTCATCGATGAGGCATTCCTGCGCGATGTGATCCGGGAGAAGACAGAAACGAAGCTGTCTGCCCTGGTTGACATCGGCCGTGTCGATGAGAATGACATTGTCCCCCGCAAGGAAAGCTTGCTTGACATGATCCGGGTCGCTTGTTATATCAAAGATGTCGACAAGGGACTGGAACTGGTAGAGACGTTCCACCAGATGGGCTACGAAACGACATTGAACATCATGGCGCTGTCGCACGTTATGGAGAATGATTTGAACGAAGCGATGGAGGCGATCCGGAACAGTCCGGTAGATGTTGTATATGTTGTCGACTCTTACGGCAGCCTGATGCCGGATGACATCGAGTATTTGGTCAGCAAGTTCCAGCGGCTGTTGCCGGACAAGGAGCTGGGCATGCACATGCACAACAATATGCAGATGGCCTTCGCCAATACGATGGTTGGCGCATCGAAGGGCGTGCAGTTCCTGGATTCTTCCGTGTTCGGCATGGGCCGTGCCGCAGGGAATTGCAATACGGAGCTCATCGTCAGCCACTTGAAAAATCCGAAATATGAAGTGCGCCCGCTGCTCGATTTCATTGGCCGCCGCATGATTCCGCTGCGCAATGAGGTGGAGTGGGGCTACATCATTCCTTATATGATAACGGGTATGCTGAATGAGCATCCGCGCACAGCCATGGCGCTGCGCAACAGTCCTGACAAGGACAATTACGTAGAATATTATGACCGGTTGACATCGCCGGAAACTGCGTTTGACCGGTAA
- a CDS encoding urease accessory protein UreD yields MSLIKPAAQHDSAASIPAAPGVRGKLTGRFACKNKRTFLADRYHQAPLKISKTFPMEEGGQLAVYMMDASPGMLDGDRYDISMELEAGASVYLTNQSFTKIHPASGAGSRLTQHFQLGAGSLLEFFPEPMIPYARSRIDTHTRIELEEDAVLLFGDVVTPGRTHRNELFQYGLVDSKVEIFRNGRLTVWDRFLLQPAVHDVRGLAAFGSYTHMASMWILAPRADELLLERIREELGLAEKAPDFDLPGPSAKSGEAISAAESEPSATCRLPGGAACLTGASMTADRGIVIRVLGHNVWQLQHQLFTARRAARRYLFNWDTAPERK; encoded by the coding sequence ATGAGCCTCATTAAGCCTGCCGCTCAGCACGACTCCGCAGCAAGCATACCGGCTGCGCCAGGTGTCCGCGGCAAGCTGACAGGCCGCTTTGCGTGCAAGAACAAGAGGACCTTCCTGGCGGATCGCTATCATCAAGCGCCGCTGAAGATATCCAAGACCTTCCCAATGGAAGAAGGCGGGCAGCTGGCGGTATATATGATGGATGCTTCACCCGGCATGCTGGATGGCGACCGTTACGATATCAGTATGGAGCTGGAGGCAGGCGCAAGCGTCTATCTGACGAACCAGTCTTTTACGAAGATTCATCCGGCTTCCGGCGCAGGCTCGCGCCTAACCCAGCATTTTCAATTGGGGGCAGGCAGCCTGCTGGAATTTTTCCCCGAGCCGATGATTCCATACGCGCGAAGCAGGATCGACACGCACACGCGCATAGAGCTGGAGGAGGATGCGGTTTTGCTGTTCGGGGACGTGGTCACGCCGGGACGCACGCACCGGAACGAATTGTTTCAATACGGGCTCGTGGACAGCAAGGTGGAAATTTTCCGCAATGGAAGGCTGACCGTCTGGGACCGCTTTCTGCTCCAGCCGGCTGTCCACGATGTGCGCGGATTGGCTGCCTTCGGTTCCTATACGCACATGGCCAGCATGTGGATCCTGGCCCCCCGGGCTGATGAGCTGCTGCTGGAGCGAATTCGAGAGGAGCTCGGATTGGCAGAGAAAGCACCGGATTTCGACCTTCCCGGCCCATCCGCAAAAAGCGGGGAAGCGATTAGTGCAGCCGAGAGCGAGCCAAGCGCAACTTGTCGCCTCCCCGGCGGGGCTGCCTGCTTGACGGGGGCGAGCATGACAGCTGATCGCGGCATTGTCATTCGCGTGCTCGGTCATAATGTTTGGCAGCTGCAGCATCAGCTGTTCACGGCCCGCCGGGCAGCACGCCGTTATTTGTTCAACTGGGACACCGCGCCGGAACGCAAGTAA